The Desulfovibrio fairfieldensis sequence CTGTCGATCCCCGTATGGCTCCGTTGCCGCCAACGTAGACAGCCCTTCGGGCTGCCTTCGGTCGCTTCGCCGGAATCCACGCCGCGTTGCTCTCGATGCCTGTACGCCCTTTGGGCTACAGGCACGGCCCTACGGGCCGCCCGTCGGGCCGGTCTTCGCGGCGCGCCTCACCCTGTTCGGCGTTAGAGCATTTCAACGTTGAAATGCTTTATCCTTGTGCCTTGCCGAGCCTCTTTCTTGCCAGGGAACAAAATCCATCTTTTCAGGTGGGGTCAGAGATAGTGGAAGCTGTGAAAGAACGCTGCATCGTCATCCCGGCCATCAAGAAAAACGCGGTCATCCCCGACCAGTTGGTCAAAAAGCTGGCCGGGGTCACGCTTATGGAGCGGGCCATTCACACGGCGCGCGCCGTGGCTCCGGGCGAGGACATTGTGGTGCTCACGGACAGCCAGGAAATCTCGCTGATCTGCGAGCGGACGGGCGTGGGCTTTCACTGGAACAAGGATCTGCGCTTCACCAGCCTGGATATTGTGGCCGAGATGCGCGACCTGCTGGGCGATCTGGCGCGCCGCTACGAGCATTGCATCATCCTGCGCGCCTCCTGCCCGCTGCTGACCTGGGTGGACGTGGAGGACGCCTGGAAGAAATATCTGGAAGCCGGGGCCGACAGCCTGGTCACGGTAAAAAGCGTGCGCCAGCGCATCTGGAATGTGCGCGGCGACAGCCTGGAAAGGCTGCTGGATTGCGCCACGGGCGAGGCGGGCGCCTGCGGCGAGGAGCAGTTTCTGGTGGAAAGCCGGGCCCTGATCATCTTGCGCCTGGCCCTGCTGCGGGAGACGCCGCAGGTCGTATCCGGACCGGGCCGCGCTCCCGAGCCCCGTCCAAACAAGGTGATCCCCTATTTCCTCAATGAGCGGGCCATTGAAATCCAGGGCTATCAGGACTGGTGGATCTGCGAACGCCTGCTGCGGCGACGGCATGTGGTTTTTGTGGTGGCGGGCTATCCGGCCATCGGCATGGGCCATGTCTTCCGCGCGCTCATGCTGGCCCATGAGATTACCAGCCACAAGATCACCTTTGTCTGCACGCGCGAGAGCGAGCTGGCCGTGGAAAGCATCGCCCGCAAGGACTATCGCATCGTGCGCCAGGGGCATGAGGATCTGGCCGACACGGTGCTGGCCCAGCGGCCCGACCTGGTGGTCAACGACTTTCTGAACACGGGCGCGGCCTATATGGAGCGCCTGCGCGCGGGCGGCGCGCGCTGCGTCAACTTCGAGGACGAGGGGCCGGGCGCGGCTCTGGCCAACCTGGTGGTCAACGCCCTGTATGAAAGCGGCCGGACTACGGAGCGCCTGCGTTGCGGGGCGGACTATTTCTGTCTGCGCGACGAATTTGTGGACGCACGGCGCAATCCCCTGCGGCCCGACGTGCGCACCGTGCTGCTCACCTTCGGCGGCACGGACCAGCGGGACTGCTCGCGCCGGATACTGGACATCATCGAACCCATCTGCCGGGCCTACGGCATTTCGGTTCGCCTGGTGGCCGGGCCGGGCTACGCCCACAAGGAAGCCATGGAGGCCCATCTGCGCAAGTTGGAAAACCCCTTGGTGGAATTCACCTGGGCCACCAACGTCATGAGCCGGATGATGGAAGGCGCGGACCTGGCCATCTGTTCGGCCGGGCGCACGGTCTATGAGCTGGCGCACATGCGCGTGCCCGGCATGGTTCTGGCCCATCACGAGCGCGAGGCCCGGCACACCTTTGCCCGCCCGCGCAACGGCTTCGCCTTTGTGGGCCTTATGGACCGCGTGGATGACGTCAAAATCCGCAACGTCTTTCTGGCCATGCTCAAGCAGGCCCGCCGGGCGCGCTTCTGGGAGCGCCAGAACCGCCTGGACTTCACGGCCAACAAGGCGCGGGTGGTGGGCCTGATGTTGGATCTTCTGGACCGGGACGAGGCGTGAGCGGGTATACGCGGGCATTGCCGCCCCAGCCGTCCGGATTGTCCCGGCTGCCTTGCCGGCAATGCCGGGTCGCGTTCGCCTTGTTGCTCTGCGCCCTGCTGGCGTTGGAGCTTCCGGTTCCGGCCGGGGCCGGGGAGGCCGTTGCGCCGCCTCTGCCGCCGGGCCCGGCCTGCGGCGATTTCCTGGCCATGGCCGGGAGAAAGCCGGACGTGTTGGAATTTCTGGGTTGCGAGCCGGGCCGTGACGCTCAGCTTCCCGTTCTGGCGGCCCGCTACCGGGTGCGCGGCGCGGATGCGGCTCTGGTGGAGGACGTCTTGAGGAGTGAAAGCGGCATGCGCCCGCTGGTTTTTGTCTGCTGTCGCTGGGAAATGCAAAAGAACGGCCAGGGGCGTTTCGGCTTTCGCCGGCCGGGCCTGTCCCGGACGTCGGCTCAAGCGGACGGCGGCTTGCTCGGCACATGCCGCGTGCGCATGGGCAGTGGGGATACGGAATACTATGAGCGCTCGGAGTGGCTGCTGATCCCCTGGTTTTACGTCACGGTGCTTCTGGATCTGGAAAGACCCTGAACCCGCCGTGAGAGATAAGGAAAACACCATGTCCCATAATGCCCGCCACGGCAAAAGCGTGGCCATTGTCCAGGCCCGGCTGGGCTCCAGCCGCCTGCCCCTGAAATCCCTGCTCTGCCTGCGCGATCTGCCCGTCATCGACTGGGTGACGCGACGCCTGGCCCAATCCCGGCGGCTGGACCGGATTATGGTCGCCGTGCCGGATACGGAACTGGACCGGGTGCTGCTGGAGCATCTGCAACGCCGGGGCGTGCCCTGCCTGGCCGGATCGGAAAACGACGTGCTGGCCCGTTTCTGTCTGGCCGCCAGGGAGGCGGAGGCGGATCTGGTGGTGCGCGTCTGCGCGGACAATCCCCTGATCTGGGGCGAGGCCGTGGACCGGCTGCTGGCGCATTATGAACGCACGGACTGCGACTACGCCTACAATCATATTCCGCGCAACAACCTCTGGCCCGACGGCCTGGGGGCCGAAGTTCTCTCCCGTGAACTGCTGGATGACCTGGACGCCAGGGCAAAGCAGCCCTCCCAGCGTGAGCACTGCCTGAACTACATTTGGGACAATGCCGCGCAATTCCGCATTTCCACCTTTGATCCGGAAGAGGGCTGGCTGCGCCGTCCGGACCTCAAGCTGGATATGGACCGGCCCGAGGACTTCCGGCGGCTGGCCCTGCTGCCCCTGTCGCCGGACATGGACGCCCGCGCCATTGTCAACGTCTTTTCAAACTGACTGGAATTACTCTGAGGAATTGCTGTGGAGTGAATCAGCGTTGAAAAGGTGATTCACTCCAGGGGCTGTTTCTAAATTGAGGAATTTTGGCTTTCCGGCAAGGGAAACGAGTTTTTTTGCGAAAGGAGTGTACTCTGATGGTGCTCGACTGGAGCAAAAAACGCAGTTTGCTTCAGCCGTTGGCGGCATGGCCGCTACGGATAAAGACAGCATCAATAACGCCGCCGGAAGTCAAAAGAGCCGATTTAGAGACAGCCTCTAATCCAGGCTCAGGATCACGGAGAAGGCCTTGAACAGCACCGTGATTTTGTCTCCGGCGCGCAGCGGCGCGCCTGTGGCCGGACCTTTGCTTTGCAGGGCGCAGATCTGGCTGCCTTCGGGCAGGGCCGCCAGGATTTCCATGACCATCCCGTCTTCGCGCACCCGTTCCACCACGGCGGCGAAGCGGTTTTCCGCGCCGGACGTCGCGTCCACGCGGCCGTTGCCGCCTTCCGGCGCGCCCGCTTCGATCATTACCCAGGGGGCCTTCACGCTGGCGTTGACCAGCTTGCCTTCCTCCAGAGCCAGGCTGCGGTAACTCTCATCCGTGATCAGGGCCGCCACGCGCAGGCCGCCGGCGGTGCTCAGAATGGCCTCCACCAGCAGGCCGGACTGGCGCAACGCAACGATCCGCCCCTGAAACACGTTCCGGGCGCTGGTTTTCATGGGTCGCTCCCTTTGCAGTTGTTCACGCAACAGGCGTTGCGCCTTCTGCGGATCGCAGCGCACAATGCCGCTCTGGCCGGGTCCGGCGCGCCGTCCCAGAAAAATGTCCACCACCGGCAGGGGCAGGCCCTGGCGGCCCAGTTCCAGGGCCCGGCTGTGGCGCAGGCTGCGCGCGCTGAGCAGGCCCTTGGGCAGGCCGCAGGCCGCGCCGCACTGTTGCAGGCTGCGCCGCACGTAACTGGCGTCGCAACGCATCAGTTCCGGGCTGGCCGGAAACAGGCCCGGATCTTCCAGCACCCGCCGCAGGCGACGGCTCACGGCCAGGGGCAACGGCACCTCGCGGCCGCAGGCCCCCTTCACGCGGATGATCCCCCCCTGCAAATCCATATCCGGCGGACCCAGGGCGAAAATTTCCACCAGGCGCAGGCCCGCATAGCGCAACAGCATGAAAATCAGCCACATGCGCAGGCGGGGGCGTTTTTCGCGCGGACCGCGCGCCGCCGCTGCCCGTTCCCAGAGCCAGGACTCCACGCTCAACAGTTCCTGCGGGCTGATCCGGCCGGTATCCTGCAGCAGGGCAACGGAATCCCGCCGCAGCAGTCGCTGCCGCAGCCAGGCCGTGTCCGCCGGGGAGAGCGAGCGCAGCAGCGCCGCCAGTTCTTCACGCTTTGCTGTTTTGTCCATGCCTTTTCCGCGTTTTTTCTTCCTTATACAAATAGAACACCGGCTTTGTACAGCCTTCACGTTTTTGTCGTAAAACGTGCGTATGCACCCGCTTTGATCCCCGTTCACGTTTTTTGTCCAAAACGTGAACGGCTTGCCGGTCCGTGCCGCTGGGGTAGAGTAGCTATAACCCCGACCGCGCCCTCTGTCGCCGCCGTCGGCCTTCTTTCTCGTCAGTACTACTCATGGAGGAGACAAAACACATGAAGACGCCCTTCCTTTCCCGCATTCTTCTGGCCCTGGCCTGTGTCGGCCTGTTGGCCCTGCCCGCCAAGGCCGCGGAAATGACCATTTCCGGGGCGGCCAGCCTGACCAACGCCTTTACCGAGCTCAAGGGCATGTTTGAGAAAAAACACCCCGGCCTCACCGCGCACGTCAACTTCGCCGCCTCCAATCCGCTGCTGAAGCAGATTCAGGAAGGCGCGCCCGTGGACGTTTTCGCCTCCGCCGACCAGGCCACCATGGACAAGGCCGTGGCCTCCAAGGTGGTGGACCCGGCCACGCGCAAGGATTTCGCGCTCAACGACCTGGTGCTCATCGTGCCCGCCGGGAGCAAGAAGCCCGCTGATCTGGCCGACCTCAAGAACTTCAAGCGCATCGCCGTGGGCAATCCCGATTCCGTGCCCGCCGGGCGCTACACCCGCGAGGCCCTGACCAACGCCAAACTCTGGGACGTTCTTCAACCCCAGGTGATCCAAGGGGCGAGCGTGCGCCAGGTGCTGGACTATGTGGCGCGCGGCGAAGTGGACGCGGGCTTTGTTTACGGCACGGATGCCAAACAGCAGGCCGGCAAGGTGGACGTGGTCCTGGTGGTGCCGGGCCACAAGCCTGTGCTTTATCCCATCGCCGTGGCCACTACGGGCAAGAATCCCAAGATGGGACAGGCCTTCCTGGACTTCGTGCTCTCGCCGGAAGGGCAGGCGGTGCTGGCCAAGTACGGCTTCTCCAAGCCTTAACGGCATTTGGTCCTTTTGACCGCCGACGGCGTTACACACGTTTTTTGCTTGGGTCATGGGCGAGAAGAGCCCACTCCCCGCGCAAAAAATATATGTGCCTTGTCGGCGGTCAAAAATCCTCAAATGCCGTGGAATATCCAGGCGTGTCATCAGATTATTTTTCTTTGCAGCGGACAGGGTGACCCGATCTTATGGATTTTGATCAGATATCCATTCTGAGCCCGCTGGAGCTTTCCCTCCGGGTAGCGAGTCTGGCGACCCTGTTCTCCTTTGTGGCGGCCACGCTCATGGCCTGGCTGCTGGCAAGAAAAAGAGGGCCCCTGCCCGCCCTTCTGGACGCCCTCTGCACCCTGCCGCTGGTGTTGCCGCCCACGGTGCTGGGCTATTATCTGATTCTGCTGGTGGGGCGGCGCGGGGTATTCGGTCACTGGCTGGCCGACATGGGCATCAATCTGATCTTTTCCTGGCAGGGAGCCGTGGTGGCGGCCACGGTGGTGGTTTTTCCCCTGATCTACAAATCCGCGCGGGCGGCTCTGGAGCAGGTGGACCCCCACCTGGAAAACGCGGCCCGCACCCTGGGTTCCTCGGAGTGGCGGGTTTTTGTGAGCGTCTCCCTGCCCCTGGCCTGGAGGGGCATTTTCGCCGGGCTGATGCTGGCCTTCGCGCGCGGCATGGGCGAATTCGGGGCCACGCTGATGATCGCGGGCAATATCCCCGGCAAGACCCAGACCCTGGCCCTGGCCATTTATGACGCTTTTCAGGCCGGCAACGACGTCCAGGCCGTCTGGTTGGTGATCATTACCTCCGCTGTCTGCGTCAGCCTGCTGATGGCGGCGGAACTGTTGCTGAAACTGAAATGGAAAAGGCGGTCCCGATGATCTCGCTGCATCTGCGCAAAACGTTCCGGAATGCGGACACGCCCTTCAGCCTGGATGTGGCCTACGAGATCGGCGACAGCCAGAAGCATGTGGTTCTGTTCGGCCCTTCGGGCTCGGGCAAAAGCCTGACCCTGCAATGCCTGGTCGGGCTTACCCGCCCGGATGCCGGGCACATCCGCCTGGGCGAGCGCGTGCTCTATGACGGCGCGGCCAAGGTCTGCGTACCGGCCCGCCGCCGCCGCATCGGCTATATGTTTCAGGATTACGCGCTGTTTCCGCATCTGAGCGTGCTCCAGAATGTGGCTTACGCCCGTACCGGCTGCTGGCCCTGGCGGATCTGCGCGACGGAGCGGAGCAAGGCCCAGGCCATGCTGGAGCGCTTCGGCATCGGGCATCTGGCGAGGCATCTGCCGGTCCAGCTTTCGGGCGGGCAGCGCCAGCGCGCGGCCCTGGCCCGCGCCCTCAACGCCGACCCGCAACTGCTCTTGCTGGACGAGCCCTTTTCCGCCCTGGACCCGCTGCTGCGCGAGCGCCTGCGCGAGGAACTGCTGGAACTGCTGGCTGATCTGACCATCCCGGCCGTGATCATCACCCATGATCCCGACGATGTGGATGCCTTTGCCGGTGGCCTGATCCTCTATGACCACGGGCAGGCCCGGCAGGTGCCGGATTACCGCGCCGCACGCCGGAATTTCGCCACAGCCGGGCAATGCCTGCGGCATTTGCAGGAAGAGCGGGGCGGGGCGCGGCAGCGCGCCGCGAATCCAGCGGCGTTTATGCCCCATTCCGCACGCCCGGCGGCTTTTGCCGCCGCCCTGACGCAGCGTCCGGCTTCGGCGCGGGCTGAAGGAGCGGCGGGGAGCCGGTAGCGCCAAATGGAAAAAGGGATTTGGTCCGGACCGTGAGGTCCCGGCCAGAGGGAACGCGCTGCCGTTGCGACTCCGGCGGCGCGTTCCGCTTTTTTGCACCCGGGCTTGCGCGTCTTCGGGCATGGCGCGCGCGTCCGGCCCCGCACCGGCCCCGGCGGCCTCTGTCCGCCAGGGCGGACGCATCTAATTCCAGCCCTTGCAGGCCCCTTATCTGCCGTGATGATCCGTCAAAACCAGCCTGTTGTGTGCCGGCTGCGTCACTTGGCGCTTTTTGCCGCTCATGTACTTGAGTACGCTCTGCTCTCGATGCCCGTAAGGCTTGCCCGGCTCGCCAACGGGCACGGCCCTTTGGGCCGCCTTTCGGTCGGTTTCCGCGCAAAAAGCGCCATTTTCCTTGCCGGCACGCAACAATCTTGCTTCAGCCGTTGCGACGCAGGAGCTTTATCCGTAACACGGCTTCGCCGTGAACGGCTCAGGCAAGCCGCTGACGCGGCGACGGCCAGCGCATTTTTTAGGCTTCTCCCGGCACCAGCCATCCGCCTGCGCTTCGCTCCGGCGGAGCAAAGGTGGCTTCGCTTCTTTTTGTCCGTTCTCCGATCTCTCGGGGGATAAAGACTTTTTAGACGCGTCTGCCCAGCTGTGTCCGCACGGCAGCGGTGACAGCGGCACGGGAGTTATGTAGAATAAAACCACAGTGCTCCAAACTGTCCGATCTGTCCGATAGATTGAACACTTTTGACAGACACTGTCCGGATTATAAGACAGTTTTGCCGTCCAGAAAAGCCGCCGCAAGGCCGCTGCATGGAAAGAGCTATGAAATTGAGGCGGATACGAAAGCCTTCCGTCCGGCACGCAATTTGCTACTTCTGTCACAATTTTCGGGTGTTCTCAGGCCCTGCAGGCCGCTCTTCCCCTTTTTTCCGTTTTTCTCCGACGTGCCGCGGAGATGCGGGCGCAAGGAACGGGCGGTTGCGGATCGCAAGCATCACAAACAGCGCGAAAGCAAAAGGAGCAATTATGCCTAAAATGACTCCCAGTGAGGCCATGGCCGAAGTCCTGGTGGAAGAAGGCGTTAAACACGTCAGCGGTATCCTCGGTTCCGCTTACATGGACCTGTTGGACCTCTTCCCGGCCGCGGGCATCGACTTCATCTCCGTGCGTCATGAGCAGACCGCCGGCCACATGGAAGACGCCTTCTGCCGCATGACCGGCAAAGCCGGCGTTGTCATCGGCCAGAACGGCCCCGGCATCACCAACTACGTGACCGCCGTGGCTACCGCCAACATGGCGCACAGCCCCATGATCATCCTTTCGCCCAGCGCCGGTTCCGCTTCCGTGGGCTGGGACGGCTTCCAGGAATGCGACACGTGGAATCTGTTCAAGCCCATCACCAAGGCTTCCCTGCGCGTGCCCCATCCCAAACGCGCCGCTGACATTCTGCGCACCGCCTTCCGCGCCGCCTACGCCATGCGCGGCCCCGTGCTGGTGGACATCCCGCGCGACTACTTCTACGGCGAGCTGGATGAAGAAATCCTGAAACCCTCCCAGTACCGCGTGGCCCCCGGCGGCATCGGCAACCCGGAAATGTTCAAGCACGCCGTCGAAGTGCTCAAAGCCGCCAAGAATCCCGTGATCGTGTCCGGTCGCGGCGTGGTTGACGCCGACTGCGTAGACACCGTCAAAGCCCTGGCCGAGCATATCGCCGCCCCCGTGGCCTGCAGCTACCTGCACAACGACGCCTTCCCGGCCGACCATCCGCTGTGGTGCGGCCCCATCGGCTACATGGGCTCCCATGCCGCCATGCGCCTGATGGAAAAGGCCGACGTGATCCTGGCCATCGGCAGCCGCCTGTCCTACTTCGGCACCCTGCCCCAGGACGGCATCAACTACTTCCCCAAGACGGCCAAGATCGTCCAGATCGACATCAATCCCATGCACATCGCCAAGACCCACCCCATCACCGTGGGGCTGTGCGCCGATGCCAAGGACGCTTCCGAAGAGCTGTACAAGCAGCTGCGTGACGCCATGCCCAAGAAGGACATCACGCCCGTGGCCAACAAGGTCAAGGAAGAGCTGGCCCTCTGGCACAAGGAAATCGACGAGATCTCCAACGAACCCGTGATCGAAGGCCGCCTGCACCCCCGCAAGGCCTTGGAAGTGGTCGGCAAGTTCATTTACGACAATGACGCCATCGCCACCACCGACATCGGCAACACCTCTTCCACGGCCAACAGCTACCTGCGTTTCCGTCATCCGAAACGCGACATCGCCACGTTGACCTTCGGCAACACCGGCTTCGCCTATCAGGCCGCTCTGGGCGCGCAGCTCGCCTGCCCGGACAAGCCGGTCGTCTCCATCGCCGGCGACGGTGCCTGGGGCATGAGCCTGTTTGAAGTGCCCACCGCCTGCCAGTTCAACCTGCCCGTCATCGCCACCGTGTACAACAACGGTGCCTGGTGCGCGGAAAAGAAGAACCAGGTGGACTTCTACAACAACCGCTTCGTGGGCGCGGACATCTGGTCCAAGTCCTACGCCAAGATCGCCGAATCCATGGGCGCCGACGGCTACACCGTCAACACCCAGGCCGACCTGGCCAACGCCCTGGAAACGGCCTACAAGAACCGTCGTCCGGCCGTCATCGAAATCATGACCGACGGCACCCGCCTTGCGCCGCCTTTCCGTCGCGACGCTCTGGCGCTGCCCACCCGCTTCCTGCCCAAGTACGAAAAGCTGGACAAGAAGTACTTCCCCAAATAAGTGACTGTTGACTGAACGCGGCCCCGCCGGATCTTCCGGCGGGGCCGTTGGTCGACAGCGGCGCGGGGAAATTTCCCCGCGCTTTCTTTTTTTAGAGTCTTTCAACGTTGAAATGCTCTGACGCCGAACACGGTGAGGCGCGCCGCGGAGATCAACCCGCCGGGCGGCCCGTAGGGCCGGAGAGCAACGCGGCGCGGATTCCGGAAAAGCGACCGAAGGCAGCCCGAAGGGCTGTCCCCGTTGGCGACAACGGAGCCATACGGGGATCGACAGCAGCGATAACCGCGCTTTTTGCCGGAATGCCAACTTTGAAATTTATAAAATTTCAAAGGTAATTTGCTCTAGAGCATATTGCGCTTGAGATTTCCGCTTGACGGCGGGCAAAGCCCGCTTACGAAAATCTCGCGGGCCTTGTAACAGTACAGAGTAATTTCATTGTGAAAATGCTCTAATCCGCACATGAGGACAGTTCATGAAGCCTTTTCTGCGTCGCACAGCATATATGGGGCCGATACAGGCCGTTATTCTGGATTGGGCCGGTACGGCGGTGGACCACGGTTGCCGGGGGCCGGTGGCCGTGTTTTCTCGGGCCTTTGAGCGCCACGGCATGAAGCCCGAGGTGGCTGAAGTGCGCGCTCCCATGGGCCGCGAAAAGCGCGAGCACGTGCAGGCCATGCTGGCCATGCCGCGCCTGGCCGAACTCTGGCGTGCCGGGCACGGCAATGCGCCCGACGATGCCGCCACGGATACGATTTTTGCCGCCGTGCAGGAACTGATGCCTGAAACATTGGCGGACTACGCCATGCCCGTGCCGGGCTGCGTGGAGGCCATTGCCGCCCTGCGCGCCAAGGGCCTCAAGATCGGCTCCTGCACCGGCTACAGCCGGGACATGATGGTCCGCCTCATGCCGCGTGCCGAGGCCGCCGGGTATAAACCCGACGCGGTGGTCACAGCCGACGAGGCG is a genomic window containing:
- a CDS encoding cytidine 5'-phosphate N-acetylneuraminic acid synthetase, producing MKERCIVIPAIKKNAVIPDQLVKKLAGVTLMERAIHTARAVAPGEDIVVLTDSQEISLICERTGVGFHWNKDLRFTSLDIVAEMRDLLGDLARRYEHCIILRASCPLLTWVDVEDAWKKYLEAGADSLVTVKSVRQRIWNVRGDSLERLLDCATGEAGACGEEQFLVESRALIILRLALLRETPQVVSGPGRAPEPRPNKVIPYFLNERAIEIQGYQDWWICERLLRRRHVVFVVAGYPAIGMGHVFRALMLAHEITSHKITFVCTRESELAVESIARKDYRIVRQGHEDLADTVLAQRPDLVVNDFLNTGAAYMERLRAGGARCVNFEDEGPGAALANLVVNALYESGRTTERLRCGADYFCLRDEFVDARRNPLRPDVRTVLLTFGGTDQRDCSRRILDIIEPICRAYGISVRLVAGPGYAHKEAMEAHLRKLENPLVEFTWATNVMSRMMEGADLAICSAGRTVYELAHMRVPGMVLAHHEREARHTFARPRNGFAFVGLMDRVDDVKIRNVFLAMLKQARRARFWERQNRLDFTANKARVVGLMLDLLDRDEA
- a CDS encoding DUF4952 domain-containing protein; its protein translation is MSGYTRALPPQPSGLSRLPCRQCRVAFALLLCALLALELPVPAGAGEAVAPPLPPGPACGDFLAMAGRKPDVLEFLGCEPGRDAQLPVLAARYRVRGADAALVEDVLRSESGMRPLVFVCCRWEMQKNGQGRFGFRRPGLSRTSAQADGGLLGTCRVRMGSGDTEYYERSEWLLIPWFYVTVLLDLERP
- a CDS encoding cytidylyltransferase domain-containing protein, with protein sequence MSHNARHGKSVAIVQARLGSSRLPLKSLLCLRDLPVIDWVTRRLAQSRRLDRIMVAVPDTELDRVLLEHLQRRGVPCLAGSENDVLARFCLAAREAEADLVVRVCADNPLIWGEAVDRLLAHYERTDCDYAYNHIPRNNLWPDGLGAEVLSRELLDDLDARAKQPSQREHCLNYIWDNAAQFRISTFDPEEGWLRRPDLKLDMDRPEDFRRLALLPLSPDMDARAIVNVFSN
- a CDS encoding TOBE domain-containing protein, yielding MDKTAKREELAALLRSLSPADTAWLRQRLLRRDSVALLQDTGRISPQELLSVESWLWERAAAARGPREKRPRLRMWLIFMLLRYAGLRLVEIFALGPPDMDLQGGIIRVKGACGREVPLPLAVSRRLRRVLEDPGLFPASPELMRCDASYVRRSLQQCGAACGLPKGLLSARSLRHSRALELGRQGLPLPVVDIFLGRRAGPGQSGIVRCDPQKAQRLLREQLQRERPMKTSARNVFQGRIVALRQSGLLVEAILSTAGGLRVAALITDESYRSLALEEGKLVNASVKAPWVMIEAGAPEGGNGRVDATSGAENRFAAVVERVREDGMVMEILAALPEGSQICALQSKGPATGAPLRAGDKITVLFKAFSVILSLD
- the modA gene encoding molybdate ABC transporter substrate-binding protein, yielding MKTPFLSRILLALACVGLLALPAKAAEMTISGAASLTNAFTELKGMFEKKHPGLTAHVNFAASNPLLKQIQEGAPVDVFASADQATMDKAVASKVVDPATRKDFALNDLVLIVPAGSKKPADLADLKNFKRIAVGNPDSVPAGRYTREALTNAKLWDVLQPQVIQGASVRQVLDYVARGEVDAGFVYGTDAKQQAGKVDVVLVVPGHKPVLYPIAVATTGKNPKMGQAFLDFVLSPEGQAVLAKYGFSKP
- the modB gene encoding molybdate ABC transporter permease subunit, with amino-acid sequence MDFDQISILSPLELSLRVASLATLFSFVAATLMAWLLARKRGPLPALLDALCTLPLVLPPTVLGYYLILLVGRRGVFGHWLADMGINLIFSWQGAVVAATVVVFPLIYKSARAALEQVDPHLENAARTLGSSEWRVFVSVSLPLAWRGIFAGLMLAFARGMGEFGATLMIAGNIPGKTQTLALAIYDAFQAGNDVQAVWLVIITSAVCVSLLMAAELLLKLKWKRRSR
- a CDS encoding ATP-binding cassette domain-containing protein — its product is MISLHLRKTFRNADTPFSLDVAYEIGDSQKHVVLFGPSGSGKSLTLQCLVGLTRPDAGHIRLGERVLYDGAAKVCVPARRRRIGYMFQDYALFPHLSVLQNVAYARTGCWPWRICATERSKAQAMLERFGIGHLARHLPVQLSGGQRQRAALARALNADPQLLLLDEPFSALDPLLRERLREELLELLADLTIPAVIITHDPDDVDAFAGGLILYDHGQARQVPDYRAARRNFATAGQCLRHLQEERGGARQRAANPAAFMPHSARPAAFAAALTQRPASARAEGAAGSR
- the xsc gene encoding sulfoacetaldehyde acetyltransferase gives rise to the protein MPKMTPSEAMAEVLVEEGVKHVSGILGSAYMDLLDLFPAAGIDFISVRHEQTAGHMEDAFCRMTGKAGVVIGQNGPGITNYVTAVATANMAHSPMIILSPSAGSASVGWDGFQECDTWNLFKPITKASLRVPHPKRAADILRTAFRAAYAMRGPVLVDIPRDYFYGELDEEILKPSQYRVAPGGIGNPEMFKHAVEVLKAAKNPVIVSGRGVVDADCVDTVKALAEHIAAPVACSYLHNDAFPADHPLWCGPIGYMGSHAAMRLMEKADVILAIGSRLSYFGTLPQDGINYFPKTAKIVQIDINPMHIAKTHPITVGLCADAKDASEELYKQLRDAMPKKDITPVANKVKEELALWHKEIDEISNEPVIEGRLHPRKALEVVGKFIYDNDAIATTDIGNTSSTANSYLRFRHPKRDIATLTFGNTGFAYQAALGAQLACPDKPVVSIAGDGAWGMSLFEVPTACQFNLPVIATVYNNGAWCAEKKNQVDFYNNRFVGADIWSKSYAKIAESMGADGYTVNTQADLANALETAYKNRRPAVIEIMTDGTRLAPPFRRDALALPTRFLPKYEKLDKKYFPK
- the phnX gene encoding phosphonoacetaldehyde hydrolase, with product MKPFLRRTAYMGPIQAVILDWAGTAVDHGCRGPVAVFSRAFERHGMKPEVAEVRAPMGREKREHVQAMLAMPRLAELWRAGHGNAPDDAATDTIFAAVQELMPETLADYAMPVPGCVEAIAALRAKGLKIGSCTGYSRDMMVRLMPRAEAAGYKPDAVVTADEAPQGRPWPWMCYLNCMRLGVHPPEAVVKVGDTLADVEEGINAGHWSVGVTRTSNALGLTAEEAAALPADELCRREEELGRAFREAGAHYVISSIADLPGLIDKINARLAKGERP